A genomic stretch from Vibrio cortegadensis includes:
- a CDS encoding L-cysteine desulfidase family protein, with amino-acid sequence MKQEWQQYIQIIKQVVKPALGCTEPIAAAYASSLAVQELNGVVPDAIEVLVSANLYKNSMGVFVPGTGKIGLPIAAAAGAIAGNPNAGLEVLAGITQDQVDAAQKLIDSGAISVKKIDTEEFIYCSVTARHAQNEACVTISGGHTNILRKTVNGTVTFEAPLTDKIATASICDGVDINIKAIYEFALSAPFADISFILDAADLNEKLANEGMTNPYGLEIGRTFQSNISNGIIGEDLMTKIQMYTSAASDARMGGATLPAMSNFGSGNQGIAATIPVTIAAKAFGKSEEDLARALILSHLGAIYIKSHYPPLSAFCGNTVTSAAASMAIVYLAGGSFEQSCFAIQNVISDSSGMICDGAKSSCAMKVCTSSSTAVRSFMMAMNNSSVQGQGIVAKEVEQTIKNVGSMVSCGMTATDSTIIDIMSA; translated from the coding sequence ATGAAACAAGAATGGCAACAGTACATTCAAATTATCAAGCAAGTCGTTAAACCCGCTCTTGGTTGTACCGAACCAATTGCTGCTGCTTATGCCTCTTCTTTAGCTGTTCAAGAATTAAATGGCGTTGTGCCAGATGCCATTGAAGTATTGGTATCGGCCAATCTCTATAAAAACTCAATGGGTGTATTTGTCCCTGGTACTGGGAAAATAGGTTTACCGATCGCGGCAGCGGCAGGTGCTATTGCTGGTAACCCAAATGCGGGTCTAGAAGTTCTCGCTGGAATAACACAAGATCAAGTCGATGCTGCTCAAAAGCTAATAGATAGCGGAGCCATCAGCGTAAAAAAAATTGATACGGAAGAGTTTATTTACTGCTCAGTGACCGCACGTCACGCCCAAAATGAAGCTTGCGTAACGATCAGCGGTGGCCACACTAACATTCTTCGCAAAACAGTAAATGGCACCGTAACCTTTGAAGCACCACTGACGGATAAAATAGCCACTGCATCGATTTGTGATGGGGTTGATATTAACATCAAAGCCATTTACGAATTCGCCCTATCGGCACCGTTTGCTGATATTTCATTTATATTAGATGCGGCCGATCTCAACGAAAAACTGGCCAATGAAGGGATGACCAATCCCTACGGCTTAGAAATTGGCCGTACATTTCAATCAAATATATCCAACGGAATCATCGGCGAAGATCTGATGACGAAGATTCAGATGTACACCTCTGCCGCTTCTGATGCGCGTATGGGTGGAGCCACTCTGCCTGCTATGAGTAATTTTGGCAGTGGCAACCAAGGGATCGCGGCAACCATTCCCGTTACGATCGCTGCAAAAGCCTTTGGTAAATCAGAAGAAGATTTAGCGCGCGCACTGATTTTAAGCCACCTTGGTGCGATTTATATCAAGTCACACTATCCGCCACTCTCTGCTTTCTGTGGTAATACCGTAACCAGTGCAGCGGCTTCAATGGCGATTGTTTATCTTGCTGGTGGATCATTTGAACAGTCCTGCTTTGCGATTCAAAACGTGATCAGTGATAGCTCAGGAATGATCTGCGATGGCGCAAAATCCTCTTGCGCAATGAAAGTATGTACCTCTTCTTCAACGGCCGTTCGTTCATTTATGATGGCGATGAATAATAGTTCCGTTCAGGGGCAAGGTATTGTGGCAAAAGAGGTTGAGCAGACCATCAAAAACGTGGGGTCAATGGTAAGTTGCGGTATGACAGCAACTGATAGCACCATCATCGATATTATGTCGGCATAG
- a CDS encoding L-lactate permease, whose translation MSETILALLAFSPIVIAAILLVGLNWPAKKAMPVAFGLTVIIALVFWDMSVNRVLASVFQGLGITVSVLWIVFGAIFLLNTLKHTGAITTIRNGFTDVSTDRRVQAIIIAWCFGSFIEGASGFGTPAAIAAPLLVAIGFPALAAVLMGMMIQSTPVSFGAVGTPIIVGVNRGLDTHGIGEVLVANGSTWDIYLQQITSNVAMIHATVGTLMPVLMAMMLTRFFGKNRSWTEGLDILPFALFAGLAFTIPYALTGVFLGPEFPSLIGGLIGLAIVVTAAKKGFLVPKSKWDFESEDKWPAEWLGSLKIDLNDDKTKPMNIAVAWAPYVLLAVTLVASRVSPEFKGLLKSVSLSFSNILGETGISAAIQPLYLPGGILVFVALVAVIFQARSAAPLAKAFGESSKTLIGAGFVLVFTIPMVRIFINSGVNAADLASMPVTTANFASGLVGEAFPMLSATIGALGAFIAGSNTVSNMMFSQFQFEVAQTLSISSAVVVSLQAVGAAAGNMIAIHNVVAASATVGLLGREGATLRKTIIPTFYYLIATGLIGLVLIYGVHLTDALMN comes from the coding sequence ATGAGTGAAACAATATTAGCACTACTCGCCTTTTCGCCAATTGTCATTGCGGCAATTTTACTTGTTGGTCTTAATTGGCCAGCCAAAAAAGCCATGCCCGTCGCCTTTGGTTTGACGGTTATCATTGCCCTCGTCTTTTGGGACATGTCCGTTAACCGTGTGTTAGCGTCTGTCTTTCAAGGTTTAGGTATCACCGTATCAGTACTCTGGATTGTGTTTGGCGCTATCTTTTTATTAAACACTTTAAAACACACCGGAGCCATCACCACCATCCGTAACGGTTTTACTGATGTCTCAACCGACCGACGTGTTCAAGCCATCATCATTGCTTGGTGTTTTGGTTCGTTCATCGAAGGAGCTTCTGGTTTTGGAACCCCTGCGGCTATCGCAGCACCTTTACTTGTCGCGATTGGTTTTCCAGCTCTTGCAGCGGTATTGATGGGCATGATGATCCAATCCACCCCAGTTTCATTTGGGGCGGTAGGAACACCAATCATTGTTGGGGTAAACCGTGGGTTAGACACTCATGGAATTGGGGAAGTGCTGGTTGCAAATGGCTCAACTTGGGACATTTATCTGCAACAAATCACCTCTAATGTCGCGATGATTCACGCAACCGTCGGGACATTAATGCCAGTACTCATGGCAATGATGCTGACACGATTCTTTGGTAAAAACAGAAGCTGGACGGAAGGATTAGACATTCTACCGTTTGCTCTTTTCGCTGGTCTTGCCTTTACGATTCCATATGCGTTAACGGGCGTTTTTCTTGGGCCAGAGTTCCCTTCTCTAATCGGTGGATTGATCGGCCTTGCGATCGTCGTTACTGCAGCTAAAAAAGGCTTCTTAGTACCTAAATCAAAGTGGGATTTTGAAAGCGAAGACAAATGGCCAGCAGAATGGTTAGGATCACTTAAAATCGACCTTAATGATGACAAAACAAAGCCAATGAACATTGCTGTCGCATGGGCACCTTATGTTCTTCTAGCCGTCACGTTAGTCGCGAGCCGAGTCAGCCCTGAGTTCAAAGGATTACTAAAAAGTGTCAGTTTATCCTTTAGCAATATTCTTGGTGAAACAGGGATCAGTGCAGCCATTCAGCCGCTCTATCTACCCGGTGGAATCCTCGTCTTTGTCGCTCTTGTCGCGGTGATATTCCAAGCTCGTAGTGCTGCGCCACTGGCTAAAGCATTTGGCGAGTCGAGTAAGACATTGATCGGTGCCGGCTTCGTTCTTGTGTTTACCATTCCTATGGTGCGAATCTTCATTAACTCGGGTGTCAATGCCGCAGATTTAGCCAGTATGCCTGTCACAACCGCCAACTTTGCTTCAGGGCTAGTGGGCGAAGCGTTCCCAATGCTCAGTGCCACCATTGGTGCATTAGGTGCCTTTATCGCAGGCTCGAATACCGTCTCTAACATGATGTTCAGCCAATTCCAGTTCGAGGTAGCTCAAACCCTGTCTATCTCAAGTGCGGTGGTTGTTTCATTGCAAGCCGTAGGTGCCGCAGCAGGTAACATGATTGCAATTCACAATGTGGTAGCCGCATCGGCAACCGTTGGATTGCTTGGTCGCGAAGGTGCCACTTTACGCAAAACCATCATCCCAACCTTCTACTATTTAATCGCAACAGGGTTAATTGGTTTAGTGCTTATTTATGGCGTCCACTTAACCGATGCATTAATGAACTAA
- a CDS encoding LysR family transcriptional regulator, producing MEHKRIQRLMLFVELARQLNFTKAAQQLGISKGYLSEQIKLLEKELQCPLLIRTTRSVRLTQEGEHAYAQGLAIRSQVIDLERNIIQDHNQISGLLRLTAPKMFAETYLFELCAQFRSLHPDVQFEINSSYTTFNLNQQEIDLAFRATNLPPDNMVAVKLFPYQHVLVASPEYLSTYGIPEQVSDLEYHQCLTTLHQKYWPLKNQEILVNGWISTNENHLLKKQALAGKGIVRIAKYYVEEEIKQEKLSWVLPLETLPEPNHLYLLYPQVIYPSLKLKTFVTFVRDYFSSI from the coding sequence ATGGAACATAAAAGGATTCAACGGTTAATGCTGTTTGTGGAGCTCGCAAGGCAGCTTAACTTTACTAAGGCAGCGCAACAGTTGGGTATATCCAAGGGGTATCTTTCTGAGCAGATAAAGTTGCTTGAGAAAGAGTTACAGTGCCCACTGTTGATTCGCACAACGCGAAGTGTTCGTTTAACTCAAGAAGGTGAGCATGCTTATGCTCAAGGCTTGGCGATTCGTTCTCAGGTCATCGATCTTGAACGGAATATCATTCAAGACCACAACCAAATTAGCGGCCTACTGCGACTGACCGCTCCTAAAATGTTTGCAGAGACCTATTTATTTGAGCTGTGTGCTCAGTTTCGAAGCCTCCACCCTGATGTTCAGTTTGAAATAAATTCTAGCTACACAACTTTCAACTTAAACCAACAAGAAATTGATCTCGCATTTCGAGCGACAAATCTGCCTCCTGATAATATGGTGGCGGTGAAGCTGTTTCCATATCAGCATGTTTTGGTTGCTTCCCCTGAATATTTAAGTACTTATGGCATACCTGAACAGGTGAGTGATCTTGAATACCACCAGTGTTTGACGACGTTACATCAGAAATATTGGCCATTAAAAAATCAAGAAATATTGGTCAATGGTTGGATCTCGACGAACGAAAATCATCTATTGAAGAAGCAAGCACTGGCAGGAAAGGGGATTGTTCGGATTGCAAAGTACTACGTAGAGGAGGAGATAAAGCAAGAAAAGTTAAGCTGGGTATTGCCATTAGAGACACTACCCGAGCCAAACCATCTTTATTTACTTTATCCTCAAGTGATATACCCATCACTGAAATTGAAAACCTTTGTTACGTTTGTCCGTGATTATTTTTCAAGCATTTAA
- a CDS encoding FAD-binding and (Fe-S)-binding domain-containing protein codes for MNKPETNEQRDRYLTLEALLATQIDSKRIITQEAKRLAYGTDASFYRLIPKIVLRLTHLDEVIFAIQSCRELDISCTFRAAGTSLSGQAVSDSVLITLTDDWRDHKILDNGNKIILQPGVIGADANKYLAPYQRKIGPDPASINTCKIGGIAANNASGMCCGTAQNSYRTVDSMKIVFSDGSILDTGCKESIAAFKAIRPELIEGLENLCAETENNPALTERIRHKYRLKNTTGYALNALVDYSDPIEVIEHLMIGSEGTLGFIAEITYNTVIEHSHKASALLVFSNIEEASQAVTKLSHAPVAAVEMMDGRAMRSVADKPGMPAFIQHLDIEAASILVESHASDQAELDLQCKCIMESLTEFCIIESIPFTSQASTVATLWGIRKGMFPAVGAVREVGTTVIIEDVAFPVENLANGVRDLQALFDKYHYNEAIIFGHALEGNLHFVFTQGFDSQEEIDRYGGFMDDVAELVAVKYQGSLKAEHGTGRNMAPYVELEWGKDGYSLMQQIKALFDPQGLLNPGVIINDDPHSHIQNLKPMPAADPLVDRCIECGFCEPVCPSRTLTLSPRQRIVLYRELQRRRTAGETVEASELEKIFEYQGLDTCAATGLCAERCPVGINTGDLVKQLRTAKYQKFTPIAKWTADHFETTTTLTKAGLKSNQIATKIIGKAAVGKLTNGVRSLTQGKTPVWLPEYPQSNPHDIAKSVLHQKNTTEENEDKKVVYMPSCASRTMGQQQDASDQRPLTKVTLSLLEKAGFEVIIPNKLNDQCCGMPYDSKGMNDVAQQKSQQLEASLWQASQQGKYPVLMDTSPCAKRSIEQFTQPMTVLEPTGFVTQYLLPHLNLAPIEETVMLHVTCSSRRMGLESDMFKLAKACATDVIVPEHIQCCGWAGDKGFTTPELNQAAVHPLKEQVPAHCTRGFSNSRTCEIGLSHHSGIPYQSILYLVDEVAQ; via the coding sequence ATGAACAAACCAGAGACGAATGAGCAACGAGATCGCTATTTGACTTTAGAAGCGTTGCTTGCCACGCAAATAGACTCTAAACGAATTATCACTCAAGAAGCGAAGCGACTCGCTTATGGCACTGATGCCAGTTTCTATCGTCTCATCCCAAAAATTGTTCTGCGGTTAACCCATTTAGATGAAGTTATTTTTGCTATTCAAAGCTGCCGTGAGTTAGACATCAGTTGCACATTTAGAGCCGCAGGCACTAGTCTCTCAGGCCAAGCTGTATCCGATTCCGTTTTAATCACACTAACTGACGACTGGCGAGATCACAAGATCCTCGACAATGGAAACAAAATTATCCTCCAACCTGGCGTTATCGGTGCTGATGCAAACAAATACCTTGCGCCATACCAGAGAAAAATAGGCCCTGATCCGGCCTCAATTAATACCTGTAAAATTGGTGGTATTGCAGCAAACAACGCCAGTGGTATGTGTTGCGGTACTGCACAGAACTCTTACCGAACGGTCGATAGTATGAAAATAGTATTTAGTGATGGCTCCATCCTAGATACCGGTTGCAAAGAGAGTATTGCCGCATTTAAAGCGATTCGTCCTGAGCTTATTGAAGGACTAGAAAACTTATGTGCGGAGACAGAAAATAATCCCGCGCTAACAGAACGCATTCGTCATAAATATCGTTTAAAAAATACTACGGGTTATGCGCTTAACGCATTAGTCGACTATAGCGACCCGATTGAAGTCATCGAACATTTGATGATTGGTTCAGAGGGCACTCTCGGATTTATCGCCGAAATCACTTATAACACCGTCATCGAACACTCTCACAAAGCATCAGCTTTATTGGTATTTTCGAATATAGAAGAAGCAAGCCAAGCCGTAACCAAACTTTCTCACGCCCCTGTCGCGGCAGTTGAGATGATGGATGGTCGAGCAATGCGTTCGGTAGCAGACAAACCGGGAATGCCAGCATTTATTCAACACCTAGATATAGAAGCGGCCTCTATTCTTGTGGAGTCTCATGCCAGTGATCAAGCAGAGTTGGATTTACAATGTAAATGCATCATGGAATCTCTGACTGAATTTTGCATCATCGAATCGATTCCATTTACCTCCCAAGCGTCAACGGTTGCTACCTTGTGGGGGATCAGAAAAGGCATGTTCCCTGCGGTGGGTGCAGTTCGAGAAGTAGGCACAACCGTTATCATTGAAGATGTTGCCTTCCCAGTTGAAAACCTCGCCAATGGTGTGCGCGATCTACAGGCTCTATTCGATAAATACCATTATAATGAAGCGATTATTTTTGGTCATGCTTTAGAGGGAAACCTACACTTTGTGTTCACTCAAGGCTTTGACTCACAAGAAGAGATCGACCGTTATGGGGGGTTCATGGATGATGTTGCTGAATTAGTTGCCGTAAAATATCAAGGCTCACTGAAAGCGGAACATGGCACCGGTCGTAACATGGCTCCTTATGTAGAATTGGAGTGGGGAAAAGATGGTTACTCGCTCATGCAGCAGATCAAAGCTTTATTTGATCCACAAGGTCTGTTGAACCCAGGCGTTATCATTAATGACGACCCGCATTCGCATATTCAAAACCTTAAGCCCATGCCAGCAGCCGATCCACTTGTTGATCGCTGTATCGAATGTGGTTTCTGCGAACCCGTGTGCCCATCAAGAACTTTAACTCTCTCTCCTCGCCAACGTATTGTTCTTTATCGGGAGCTTCAGCGCAGACGAACGGCAGGAGAGACAGTTGAAGCCAGTGAACTCGAAAAGATATTTGAGTACCAAGGTTTAGATACCTGCGCGGCGACTGGGCTTTGTGCCGAGCGATGCCCAGTAGGAATCAATACTGGTGATTTAGTCAAACAACTGCGTACCGCCAAATATCAAAAGTTCACACCCATTGCGAAATGGACAGCCGATCATTTTGAAACCACCACCACGTTAACGAAAGCAGGTCTTAAGAGTAATCAAATTGCGACTAAAATCATCGGCAAAGCCGCTGTTGGTAAGCTAACCAATGGTGTTCGCTCCCTCACCCAAGGTAAAACACCTGTTTGGCTGCCAGAATATCCTCAGTCTAACCCTCACGATATTGCAAAATCTGTGCTTCATCAAAAAAACACGACGGAAGAAAATGAAGATAAGAAAGTCGTCTATATGCCCTCTTGTGCGAGCCGAACCATGGGGCAACAACAAGATGCGAGTGATCAACGCCCCTTAACAAAAGTTACATTGTCACTACTTGAAAAAGCCGGCTTCGAGGTGATTATCCCAAATAAGCTCAATGATCAATGCTGTGGTATGCCCTATGACAGCAAAGGGATGAATGATGTCGCGCAGCAGAAATCTCAGCAGTTAGAAGCGTCGCTATGGCAAGCAAGTCAGCAAGGGAAATACCCAGTATTGATGGATACCAGCCCTTGCGCTAAACGTAGCATTGAGCAATTCACCCAGCCGATGACGGTTTTAGAACCCACAGGATTTGTCACTCAATACCTACTGCCACATCTCAACCTTGCTCCTATTGAAGAGACGGTGATGTTGCATGTGACTTGTAGTTCTCGTCGCATGGGGCTGGAATCTGACATGTTCAAACTTGCTAAAGCATGTGCCACGGATGTGATTGTTCCTGAGCACATTCAATGCTGTGGCTGGGCTGGAGATAAAGGATTTACTACGCCAGAGCTCAATCAAGCGGCGGTTCATCCATTAAAAGAGCAAGTGCCTGCACACTGTACGCGTGGGTTTAGTAATAGTAGAACCTGTGAAATTGGCTTATCTCACCACAGCGGTATTCCTTATCAGTCTATTTTGTATTTGGTCGATGAAGTCGCACAGTAA
- a CDS encoding sensor domain-containing diguanylate cyclase, with translation MNTTSFGRFQYLPIFALIVSMVFGGYLYNQTLNSWLTKIVSDYMFSLVDDVTHEIKEKQIDLYDMSETEVDQFLNTLSQAKTGRRFTIIHSSGKVLGDSQLTPREVSQQDDHSNRPEVISALSGLNGLSQHYSSTLNQEMLYVAKKIELPLDDHDHDSSYILRLAMPMTTLYSMAKDLEYIVFALMGSSFLTLLLFSWYSNRKILHLVKQERSKQEDRIRQSTQEIELLHRLANMLAACNNINEAQAVVSDIIPRILGDINGSVSIMRESRNQLEVKLDWGGEWPANKVYAPHDCWALRKGRYHLSHDDYHQLPCNHMDNCQQEGRTLCVPLTAHGNTIGMFHLYFDSSDELIPEETKQLAFTIAEHLGLALANLNLQEKLRSQALSDPLTGLFNRRYFEETIDQEWLRASQDKTPMSLLMLDLDHFKRFNDNFGHDAGDYVLKEVASLLKDDIAQEHVAYRLGGEELAVLSPNCSVEESIELANSIVKKIHNLHLDMKGLSLGQLGVSIGVVTYPDMNAPTEALVKAADTALYEAKANGRNQAIHVKQSQSPKKKQQNNGSSSSPESGSITEILPQKKADKVKVKNA, from the coding sequence ATGAACACAACGTCATTTGGTCGATTTCAGTATCTTCCAATATTCGCCTTGATTGTATCCATGGTTTTTGGCGGGTATTTATATAATCAAACCCTCAATAGTTGGCTCACAAAAATCGTCAGCGACTACATGTTCAGCTTAGTTGATGACGTCACTCATGAAATTAAAGAGAAACAGATCGATCTTTACGACATGTCAGAGACAGAGGTCGACCAATTTCTTAATACCTTATCTCAAGCGAAGACTGGCCGCCGTTTTACAATTATTCACAGCTCAGGAAAAGTACTTGGTGATTCACAACTGACTCCACGAGAAGTTTCACAACAAGATGATCACAGTAATCGCCCTGAGGTTATCTCTGCATTAAGTGGACTCAATGGGTTATCACAACACTACAGCTCAACGCTTAACCAAGAGATGTTGTACGTTGCCAAGAAAATTGAACTTCCATTAGACGACCATGACCACGACTCCAGCTATATTCTTCGACTCGCAATGCCAATGACGACGCTTTATTCAATGGCAAAAGATCTCGAATATATCGTTTTTGCTCTGATGGGAAGTTCATTTCTCACTCTGCTACTGTTCTCTTGGTACAGTAATCGGAAAATTCTCCATTTAGTCAAACAAGAACGAAGCAAACAAGAAGATAGGATCCGCCAAAGTACACAAGAGATTGAGCTATTACACCGATTAGCCAATATGCTTGCCGCTTGTAACAACATCAATGAAGCACAAGCCGTGGTTTCCGATATTATTCCTAGGATCCTTGGGGACATTAACGGCAGCGTCTCTATCATGCGAGAATCACGTAACCAACTAGAAGTTAAACTCGACTGGGGTGGCGAATGGCCAGCCAATAAAGTGTATGCGCCACACGACTGTTGGGCTCTAAGAAAAGGCAGGTATCATTTATCTCATGATGACTACCACCAACTTCCTTGTAACCATATGGATAATTGCCAACAAGAAGGACGAACACTGTGCGTACCTTTAACGGCTCATGGCAACACTATCGGCATGTTTCATCTCTATTTTGATAGCAGTGATGAGCTAATCCCTGAGGAAACCAAACAGTTAGCCTTTACTATTGCAGAGCATTTGGGCTTAGCGTTAGCCAACCTAAACCTACAAGAAAAACTCAGATCTCAAGCATTAAGCGACCCTCTTACAGGGCTATTTAATCGTCGATACTTTGAAGAAACCATCGACCAAGAGTGGTTACGCGCAAGCCAAGACAAAACACCAATGTCTTTGCTAATGCTAGATTTGGATCACTTCAAACGCTTCAATGACAACTTCGGACATGATGCTGGAGATTATGTTTTAAAAGAGGTTGCCAGTTTATTGAAAGATGATATTGCTCAAGAGCATGTAGCATATCGCCTAGGCGGAGAAGAGTTAGCGGTACTCAGCCCGAACTGTTCTGTTGAAGAATCCATTGAACTTGCCAATTCGATCGTTAAGAAAATCCACAACCTACATCTTGATATGAAAGGACTCTCTTTAGGTCAACTTGGAGTCTCGATTGGCGTGGTCACCTATCCAGATATGAATGCTCCCACAGAGGCACTTGTTAAAGCCGCAGACACCGCATTGTATGAAGCGAAAGCCAATGGTCGTAACCAAGCAATACATGTAAAGCAGTCACAGTCACCTAAAAAGAAACAACAGAACAATGGTTCAAGCTCATCCCCTGAATCTGGCTCTATTACTGAAATTTTACCTCAAAAAAAAGCTGACAAGGTGAAAGTGAAGAACGCTTAA
- a CDS encoding helix-turn-helix transcriptional regulator, whose translation MSNVVDGIARMYGEYTEVVLHSLDSENPSIVKIANGHVTGRGHGAPITNLALLKLKEGKDISDSYLTKTSCGKTLHSITTIVRNPQDVPIGLLCINVDMDAPVQSFLRTMLPPSTACCDISQSPETFAQNIDETITSTISTIKEETWKNGEIAPSKRNREVVTKLHGLNIFKYKDSVQLVAEALGISKDTVYLYLRELENS comes from the coding sequence ATGTCTAATGTGGTGGATGGGATCGCACGGATGTATGGAGAATACACGGAGGTGGTACTGCATAGCCTCGACAGTGAGAATCCATCTATAGTGAAAATTGCCAATGGTCATGTTACCGGAAGAGGTCACGGCGCTCCCATTACCAATCTAGCCTTACTCAAACTAAAGGAAGGGAAAGATATCTCTGACTCTTACCTTACTAAAACCTCTTGTGGGAAAACATTACACTCAATCACCACGATTGTAAGGAACCCGCAAGATGTTCCCATTGGCCTATTGTGCATAAATGTGGACATGGATGCGCCAGTGCAATCTTTCCTACGCACGATGCTCCCTCCAAGCACTGCTTGCTGTGATATTTCACAATCGCCAGAAACCTTCGCGCAAAATATCGATGAGACCATCACCAGTACGATTAGCACCATAAAAGAAGAGACCTGGAAAAACGGCGAAATTGCACCTTCAAAGCGTAATCGCGAGGTCGTCACTAAACTTCACGGGCTCAACATTTTCAAATATAAAGACAGTGTTCAACTCGTCGCTGAAGCATTAGGAATATCTAAAGACACGGTTTATCTGTATTTAAGAGAATTAGAAAATAGCTAG
- a CDS encoding LysR family transcriptional regulator codes for MRADDLILFSQVVEMGTFSRVAEQNNLTNSVVSKRIARLEEDLGVQLLYRTTRKLTLTEAGKALAHGAKTVKLAAGEAMEAVSGFGENVTGHIKMSVPSISGDLILADAVAEFCNMHPGLSVDMSLDNKFVDLIDGGFDLVIRTGYLEDSSLKARHIIDSQWVVCASPSYIAKNRKPLKPEDLVEHNCLQYAYQTTGASEWEFKGKKGNYIVHVSGSFSTDNATALRKAALGGHGVAYVPRCLVYHDIRNGQLVDIFPDLVGKKLGIYAVYPFTRQPPNKVKLLIEHIRTRYLTISHYF; via the coding sequence ATGAGAGCAGATGACTTAATCCTTTTCTCCCAAGTGGTAGAGATGGGCACTTTTAGTAGGGTGGCAGAGCAGAATAACCTTACAAATTCAGTAGTTAGCAAAAGAATTGCGCGGCTTGAAGAAGATTTAGGGGTTCAATTATTATACCGAACAACGCGTAAATTAACGCTTACCGAAGCGGGTAAAGCGCTGGCGCATGGTGCGAAAACTGTGAAGCTCGCCGCTGGTGAGGCTATGGAAGCAGTTTCAGGCTTTGGGGAGAATGTGACAGGGCATATTAAAATGTCTGTCCCAAGTATTTCGGGAGATTTGATCTTGGCGGATGCGGTAGCTGAATTCTGCAATATGCACCCAGGTTTGAGTGTAGATATGTCGTTAGATAATAAATTTGTCGATCTTATTGATGGTGGCTTCGATTTAGTGATTCGAACAGGTTACTTGGAAGACTCAAGTTTAAAAGCAAGGCATATCATTGATTCTCAATGGGTGGTGTGTGCTTCACCTTCTTATATTGCGAAGAACCGAAAACCATTAAAGCCAGAAGATTTGGTGGAACATAATTGCCTTCAATATGCTTATCAAACCACGGGAGCGTCAGAGTGGGAGTTTAAAGGGAAAAAGGGCAATTACATTGTGCATGTATCAGGAAGCTTTTCGACCGATAATGCGACTGCGCTAAGAAAAGCGGCACTTGGTGGCCATGGCGTGGCGTACGTACCTCGATGCTTGGTGTATCACGACATTCGTAACGGTCAGCTGGTGGATATTTTTCCTGATCTTGTCGGTAAAAAACTTGGGATTTACGCGGTATACCCTTTTACGCGACAACCGCCTAATAAGGTAAAGCTACTGATTGAGCATATACGGACACGATACCTCACCATTTCGCACTATTTCTAG